The Sinomicrobium kalidii region CATCTTTTCCAATATCGACATTCTGGAACACGATGAAGATGATCCATGCTGCCTGGGCGCTATGGCTATCGTAGCAGCTGATAACAACCTGGTGCGGAATGTGACTTATGAAAATATCCGGGTAGAAGATATACAGGAGGGGCGTTTGTTTGACTTACGCGTGTTAAATAACCCAAAATACAATACCAAGTCGGGAAGATCCATCGAAAATATCCGTTTCAGGAATATTACTTACAATGGTTCGGGTGTTCGCCCTTCCCGGATCAAAGGATACAACAAAGACCGGATGATCAATGGCGTGACTTTTGAAAATGTGACGATTAACGGTGAGAAAGTAACTTCTCCCGAGGAAGGCGATATTATCATCGGGGATTTTGTGAAGAATGTAAGGTTTAAAAAATAAAAATAGTCACTTCACTGAAAATATTTCCGTTCTGTTTATATGGAAGACGGGAACGAAACCCCGGATGCTGCCTGTAAAGAACTTTCCCTTGAACCGGGCAGCCTTCCGGGTGTCTCTGTACCTCACGTAAATTTACAATCAAGTCATAGGCAAAATCCGCCTGCAAATACCGAAATTCCGTTGATATGTTTGCCCTGCTTTGAAGTAAAAAACTGTTTAAGATTGTAAACAGGGTTCCCTTTCCTGATTGTTTCTTCAAATTCAGCATTTGTTATTTTTTTAACCCGTTAAATGATATTTAGACCGTAAAATGGGTTATAATTTATCAATATTGGATTATAGTTGATATTCCTTATAAGCCGGTCTGGCTATCATTGTATGCTGAAACCAAACTTCTTCCGAACAGCTTTTTACCGCAGATCATTGTCTTGTCTTTTTCAGGATAAAACTAATAGTAAAGTGATAGAACAAGGGAAGGAGAGAACCAAACCAAAATTTTTATGAAAAAAGATGATTTTGTCAGAGTAAGAACACGGATGGGGGGCCTCATCGGTGTTCTATGGCTATGTAGCATGTTTGGCAGCCTGTATGCACATCCGGGAGCCATTCGCCGGGATATGGGAAAGATATTTTCGAAAGTCACCGGGAAAATAACCTCGGCAACAGACGGCCAGCCACTGCCGGGAGCCACGGTAATGGTTAAGGGAACTTCAACAGGAGTGGTGGCCGACTTTGACGGGAATTACGAAATAGAGGTGGACGATCCGGCCAATGCCGTATTGAAGGTCTCTTTTGTAGGATTTAAAACCATAGAGATTCCCGTAAACAATCAAAATACCATTGATGCGGCATTGGAGGAAGACCTTGCCCAGTTGGAGGAAGTTGTAGTTGTGGGATATGGAAAACAAAAGAAAGCGACGCTTACCGGGGCTGTTGAACAGATAAGTTCCGATGTTTTTGAAGACAGGGCCGTTACCAATCCGGCTTTGGCACTTCAGGGACAAACCCCCGGATTGGTAGTGACGAGGAGTTCGTCCCGGCCGGGTAATGAAGGAATAGCCTTCCGTATCCGCGGAGCTTCTTCTGTTAATGGCTCCGATCCGTTGATCATTATAGACGGCGTACCCGTGGTCGATGAAACTGCCTTTCTGAATATGAACAGCGATGATATCGAAAGCATTTCGGTACTTAAAGACGGTGCGGCCGCTATCTATGGCTCCCGGGCTGCCAATGGAGTGGTTTTGGTAACTACCAAGAGGGGAAAGGGAAAAGTCAGGGTGGATTACAACGGCAATTTCCGTTTCAACACCAATGGTTTGATAGGATATGCGCCAAGTATGCAGGAATATGCCACAATGTGGATAGAAGCCAACAGAGAAGAGCTAACACCGAACTGGTGGATCTGGGGAGAAGAAAACCTGATGCAGATGCAGCAGGGAAAGGAAGGGAAGTTTGATCTTTTTGATACGGATTTCTATGTCTACAATGCCAACCGGATCGATGAGATGTTTGCTACCCGCTATTCATTTCAGCATAATCTGAGTGTTTCCAGTGGCGGGGATAAATCGGGTTACCGCTTGTCTTTGGGGTATGCCGATAACCAGGGAAACCTGGCAACGGCCTATGATGGAGAAAAGCAATACAACGCCCGTTTTAATTATGATTACCAACTGTCTGAAAAATTAAAATTATCGTCAAACATCAGTATTATTCATGCGCATACCAGTCAGCCTTCGCGGGGATTGGGAAATATTCTTTATTCGTTCGATATGCCTTTCTTCCCGGCCAAAAACCCGCTTGGCCAATGGTTTGCTCCCTTTAACGGGATTGACGGGGGAGCGATTAAAAATTCGGCAGCCACGACTTCCGATGCGGGAAGGTACGATAAAAAAAAGCTTACCGGCAGGGTCGATCTGAAGGCTACTTATAATATCTGGGACGGATTGGCTGTGGAAGGATTGGCCTCATTACAGAATGAAAGGTTTGATCACGAACACTATGTAGTGCCCGTACAGCTTTACGACTGGTACGGCAACCCCACAAACTACGCCTATAAAACCGACGGAACGAACAACGCCTACACGGCCGGCAGCGAATCGAAATTCTACCAATACTACCAGGCATTGTTGCGTTACGAAAAAACCTTTGATGAGGTTCACAATATTTCGGCCATGGCCGGGATCAATGCCGAAAAATACACTTACCAGAGGCTCGGTGCAAGGCGTGTAGGCTTCGAAGACCGGGGTATTTACGACATTAGCGCGGCCTCCAAGGAAACGCAGACCAATGACGGTTTTAAAACACAGAACGGTCGCTATTCCTATCTGGCAAGACTGAACTATAACTACGATGAAAAATACATTGTTGAAATGGTCGGGAGAAGGGACGGTCATTCACGCTTTGCATCCGGATACAAGTTCAAAAACTTTGGTTCCGTCCAGTTGGGCTGGGTGTTTACCAACGAAGATTTCCTGAACCCTGTCGCGGACATTCTCGATTTCGGTAAGATCAGGGGAAGTTATGCTACTACAGGGAACTCGGCAGATAAAGAACTCAATGACTTTGACTACCTCTCCCTGATTCATATAGGAACACAGATCCTGGGGCAACCTGCCGCACAACAAACCGCTACGAGTTTAAATAATAACGGGCTCATCAGCAATACCCGTACCTGGGAAAAGGTTACCCAGAAAAATATAGGTGTCGACCTCGGTTTCTTTAACAGCCGCCTCACCACTTCTTTCGACCTTTACGAAAAAGATAACTCGGGTATGCTGATCAATGTTACCTATCCCTCGGTTCTGGGAGGTTCGGCGCCAAAGACCAACAACGGAAATTTTAATACCAGGGGCTGGGAATTTGTGATCGGGTGGAAAGATTATAAAAAGGATTTCAGTTATAATATATCCTTTAACATAGGAAATACCAAAACCCTGGTGGACAATGTAGAGGGGGCCGATAACTACAGGGCCGGCCGTAATGGTATAGTAAACGGTTATCCGTGGAAATCCTGGTTTGTGTATAAGACCGATGGTTATTTTAACAGCCAGGAAGAAGTAGATGCGTATTACCAGGCCTATGGCGATAGTGATAACCTGGCAAATCTGCCCCAGAACAACCAGGCCGTTACACTGCGCCCGGGCGATACCAAAAAGGTGGACGTAGCGGGGACCGGGAATATCACGTCCAACGGTAATGAAGAAAGCTCACTGGTCTACGCCGGCGATGGCGAACCGCATTATACTTTCGGTTTTAACCTGGGCGGTTCGTGGAAAGGATTTGATCTCAACGCTTTTTTCCAGGGCCACCTGGAGCAGAATATCATGCGTAGCGGATATATGGCCTATCCGTTCGGGGCCATATATACAAACCAGAACCCGACCTTTTTGGGAAAAACCTGGACAGAAGAGAACCCGGGGGCTGCATACCCGCGTTTGACGGTTAATTCTACACGTGCCAAATGGAATTATGCCAACAACGATTTTATGTTGCAGAACAGCCGGTATATCCGGTTAAAAACGCTGGTTGTAGGCTATACATTACCTGAAAAAATCACGGAAAAACTCAGAATGAGAAAATTACGGGTGTATTTCTCAGGAAACGACCTGTGGGAAGCCACCGCCATTAAAGATGGATTTGATCCCGAAGCGGGAGCGAATGCTACCGATGGCGATAATGCAGGCTATCCGTTTGCCCGTACGTGGTCTTTTGGAGTAAATATTGGATTTTAATAACCAGTAATAATTAAAAAAATGAAGACAATATTCAACTATATAATTTTCGGAGGGCTTTTTCTGGGGTTCCTGGGATGCCAGGACGATTTTATAGACCTGGAACCGCCCGCCCAGTTTACAGATGCGGCATATTTTAAAAAGCCGGGAGACTTTAAGGATTTTACGACCAGTTTTTACGATCGGCTTCAGGGATGGAGTTTTGGCAATATGGACAACGGTACGGATTTATCGGCCAATGCTAACGGCAATGGTACTTCCCTGGGGCATGGAACAATTGCCGTGGGCGGAACAAGCTGGGACTATTCCGGTATCCGTAATTGCAACATTTTATTGGCTCAGGCAGCCGAATATACCGGTACGGGTAATATCGACCAATATACGGGTGAGGCTCATTTCTTTCGTGCCTATATCTATTTCAATCTACTCAGAACTTTTGGCGGTGTCCCTTTGATAACAACGGTACTGGATGTGGATTCCCCCGAATTATTCGGTCCGCGGAATAGCCGGTATGAGGTGGTTTCACAGATTTTGGCAGATCTTGATGAGGCGATCTTAAAACTGCCGAACGATCAGAATATTCCGTCAACCGATAAGGGCCGGGTTGGCAAATGGGGAGCAATGGCATTAAAAGCACAGGTGGAGCTGTACGAAGCCACATGGGAAAAATATGTGGGGACCTCGGCAGACGGTGATGGAACAACGGAAGGCGCGGGTTCAGTGATGCCTTCGGAATACCCCTCCGTTAACGCCATGTTACAGGATGCTGTTACCATGTGCGAAGAAGTCATGAACAGTGGCGGCTATGAATTGTGGAATAAAAATACCGATCCTGACATGGAAAATTTGAGTTCCTGGTATTTGTTCAACCTTGAGGATGAAGGGTCTAACCCGGGAGGGTATGACAAATCCACGAATAAGGAATTTATTTTATACAAGGTATACGACTTTAACCTTAAGCAGTCCGGCCAAAATATTACCTGGACCTCCTGGCAGCTGTACCCGAGCCGTAAATTTGTGGATATGGCGGTTTGCAGGGATGGATTGCCACCTTCAGAATCACCCTTGTTCCAGGGATACCGAACCGCCGGTTCCGAATTCGAAGACAGGGATTTACGCCTGTTGAACTACCTGTATGCCTCTACTACGGCACCTCAATCCGTCACTTTAAGTTTTGGAGGCCTGGGTTCAAGCGGTTACGGCAACAGCAAATATGCCGTTTACGGTTTTGGCGATCGCAGAAAAGATAACGAAGAATCAGCCAACTGGCCTATTCTCCGTTTGGCAGAGGTCTATCTTATCTATGCAGAAGCACTGTACGAATTGAACGGAAGCATTACCGACGCGCAACTGGATGCCTCGATCAATAAATTGAGGGACCGTGCGGAGGTGGCGCATCTTACCAATACACTGGTTGCCGAAAACGGTCTTGACATGCTACGGGAGATCAGGAGGGAAAGAGCCGTTGAACTGTATCGGGAAGGAAAACGGTTTGATGATCTGAAACGCTGGGGCATGCTCGAAGAAGCATTAAACCCCTCCCGCCTGGGGAGGGTAGTGGGAAGTGCTTCGTACCCGACAGATTTTGTTGATGAATCCGGGAACCCGACGGAGGCTTATGACGCCAACTCCTATTTATGGGGTGAAGAAGCCGTGGAGACCCCCGAAGGCGTGTTAAACTGTGTGGTGGTCGATAGCAGACTCAACCATACCGTAGAGGAAAAGCATTACCTCTGGCCGATACCCATGGATCAGATGGCCCTGAACGACAGTTTGCTTCAGAACCCGGGATACTAACCAAAAACAGGATATGATGAAAGAAAATATCACCATTCGATATGCAGCAAATGCCGTATTGTTGTTTGTCATTTTTGCATCTTTAGTGCTTTGTACCACTTCATGTGAACAAGACCCCGATTTCAGGGAGTTTCCCAAACCGGAAATCACCGTGGAGGACTTCACTCCCAAATCCGGCCGGCCCGGAACCCGGTTAACGATAACCGGGACCAATTTCGGAGAAGAAAAAGGAGCGGCCAGAATAGCATTTAACGGGGCTACGGTAGAAGGAGACAGCATTGTAAGTTATGCCGATACCGAGATGGTTGTTACGGTCCCCGAAGATGCAGGTACCGGTCCTGTTTCGGTGACCGTGTGGGGCTATACACAAGTTACTGCCGATGATTTTACCTATATCCCCGGTGCTTCGATAACAATGGTCGATACGGAACGGGGACAGCCGGGAGATGAAGTGACCGTTACAGGAACGAATTTCAGTTCGGACATCAATAAGGTAAGCGTTTTTATAGGAGAAACTCCCGCAGAAGTTATTTCTGCCACGGAAACCGGGATTAAGTTTAAAGTTCCCGATACGGAATCAAATACTATCGTTTTAGATATTGACGGACAGGAAATAGAAGGGCCGTATTTCTTAATAGGTGATGAACTGATTACAGGAACCCTTATCGGCCATGAAGGATCATGGGGCGACAACCCGGATACAGAGATCACCGCAGCCGTAGATGGCGATGTAAATACCGCCGTAGATGCTCCGTCAGCTACGGGTTATGTAGGCTATGATATGGGAACAGGTAAGGCTGCACAGCTGACATCGGTTCGTTACGTTCCGCGGGAATCGCATCCGCAACGTATGGTGGGCGGAGAGATCAGGGGGGCAAATGACCCGACATTGTCTGATGCTGTTACTCTACATACCATAATGGAAGCGCCCCCCGCAGGCGTTTATACGGATATCTCCATAACAACGACTGAAAGCTACCGGTACATTTATTATTATTCTGAAGACGGCAACTGTAATATAGCGGAGATCGAATTTTACGGTAATGTTGTAGAAGCGGTTATTCCCGAGGGGAAATATGTTTTTGAGTTTAACACTTCCGGTGCAGACGACTGGATTCCTCAACAGGATGCCTCCTGGATAGTGGAAGACGGGCAGTTAAAAGTTACCTTCAATGCCTCGCAGTTTGATGGTACCAACAAGCGCAGGGCAGACCTGAAATACAATATTGCCGGTAAAGGGAATTGGATTTATACAAATGAATACCCTATCATGGCCATGAAAATAACCAACAGGCCCGCTGAAGGGAACCTGCGCTGGGATATTCCGGATATCGGCAGTTTTGACAATAATGACCACCATAGCGATTTTGAAGCCCTGGATGTGATCTACTGGGACTTTTCGGAGAAGAGCACAGAAAGCAGAATAGAGACCAGCCTGGTTGTACAGCTTAAA contains the following coding sequences:
- a CDS encoding RagB/SusD family nutrient uptake outer membrane protein → MKTIFNYIIFGGLFLGFLGCQDDFIDLEPPAQFTDAAYFKKPGDFKDFTTSFYDRLQGWSFGNMDNGTDLSANANGNGTSLGHGTIAVGGTSWDYSGIRNCNILLAQAAEYTGTGNIDQYTGEAHFFRAYIYFNLLRTFGGVPLITTVLDVDSPELFGPRNSRYEVVSQILADLDEAILKLPNDQNIPSTDKGRVGKWGAMALKAQVELYEATWEKYVGTSADGDGTTEGAGSVMPSEYPSVNAMLQDAVTMCEEVMNSGGYELWNKNTDPDMENLSSWYLFNLEDEGSNPGGYDKSTNKEFILYKVYDFNLKQSGQNITWTSWQLYPSRKFVDMAVCRDGLPPSESPLFQGYRTAGSEFEDRDLRLLNYLYASTTAPQSVTLSFGGLGSSGYGNSKYAVYGFGDRRKDNEESANWPILRLAEVYLIYAEALYELNGSITDAQLDASINKLRDRAEVAHLTNTLVAENGLDMLREIRRERAVELYREGKRFDDLKRWGMLEEALNPSRLGRVVGSASYPTDFVDESGNPTEAYDANSYLWGEEAVETPEGVLNCVVVDSRLNHTVEEKHYLWPIPMDQMALNDSLLQNPGY
- a CDS encoding SusC/RagA family TonB-linked outer membrane protein; translated protein: MKKDDFVRVRTRMGGLIGVLWLCSMFGSLYAHPGAIRRDMGKIFSKVTGKITSATDGQPLPGATVMVKGTSTGVVADFDGNYEIEVDDPANAVLKVSFVGFKTIEIPVNNQNTIDAALEEDLAQLEEVVVVGYGKQKKATLTGAVEQISSDVFEDRAVTNPALALQGQTPGLVVTRSSSRPGNEGIAFRIRGASSVNGSDPLIIIDGVPVVDETAFLNMNSDDIESISVLKDGAAAIYGSRAANGVVLVTTKRGKGKVRVDYNGNFRFNTNGLIGYAPSMQEYATMWIEANREELTPNWWIWGEENLMQMQQGKEGKFDLFDTDFYVYNANRIDEMFATRYSFQHNLSVSSGGDKSGYRLSLGYADNQGNLATAYDGEKQYNARFNYDYQLSEKLKLSSNISIIHAHTSQPSRGLGNILYSFDMPFFPAKNPLGQWFAPFNGIDGGAIKNSAATTSDAGRYDKKKLTGRVDLKATYNIWDGLAVEGLASLQNERFDHEHYVVPVQLYDWYGNPTNYAYKTDGTNNAYTAGSESKFYQYYQALLRYEKTFDEVHNISAMAGINAEKYTYQRLGARRVGFEDRGIYDISAASKETQTNDGFKTQNGRYSYLARLNYNYDEKYIVEMVGRRDGHSRFASGYKFKNFGSVQLGWVFTNEDFLNPVADILDFGKIRGSYATTGNSADKELNDFDYLSLIHIGTQILGQPAAQQTATSLNNNGLISNTRTWEKVTQKNIGVDLGFFNSRLTTSFDLYEKDNSGMLINVTYPSVLGGSAPKTNNGNFNTRGWEFVIGWKDYKKDFSYNISFNIGNTKTLVDNVEGADNYRAGRNGIVNGYPWKSWFVYKTDGYFNSQEEVDAYYQAYGDSDNLANLPQNNQAVTLRPGDTKKVDVAGTGNITSNGNEESSLVYAGDGEPHYTFGFNLGGSWKGFDLNAFFQGHLEQNIMRSGYMAYPFGAIYTNQNPTFLGKTWTEENPGAAYPRLTVNSTRAKWNYANNDFMLQNSRYIRLKTLVVGYTLPEKITEKLRMRKLRVYFSGNDLWEATAIKDGFDPEAGANATDGDNAGYPFARTWSFGVNIGF
- a CDS encoding IPT/TIG domain-containing protein codes for the protein MMKENITIRYAANAVLLFVIFASLVLCTTSCEQDPDFREFPKPEITVEDFTPKSGRPGTRLTITGTNFGEEKGAARIAFNGATVEGDSIVSYADTEMVVTVPEDAGTGPVSVTVWGYTQVTADDFTYIPGASITMVDTERGQPGDEVTVTGTNFSSDINKVSVFIGETPAEVISATETGIKFKVPDTESNTIVLDIDGQEIEGPYFLIGDELITGTLIGHEGSWGDNPDTEITAAVDGDVNTAVDAPSATGYVGYDMGTGKAAQLTSVRYVPRESHPQRMVGGEIRGANDPTLSDAVTLHTIMEAPPAGVYTDISITTTESYRYIYYYSEDGNCNIAEIEFYGNVVEAVIPEGKYVFEFNTSGADDWIPQQDASWIVEDGQLKVTFNASQFDGTNKRRADLKYNIAGKGNWIYTNEYPIMAMKITNRPAEGNLRWDIPDIGSFDNNDHHSDFEALDVIYWDFSEKSTESRIETSLVVQLKIADITSAETGYEVHWVRTFKNVEELSDFIER